One Epidermidibacterium keratini DNA segment encodes these proteins:
- a CDS encoding ABC transporter permease → MTDHDALKTEKDNSRYLEDVDLTEDQAVAPLPPEGPGDREFTVEARSRGKMVLRRFLRHRLAMTATIVFIALVLFAFVGPLIWTKGIGPDYGSLLPPSAEHPFGTERLGRDMLAMIMAGTQYSLFISIVVAVVATVLGVTLGAIAGFYGGWVDSLVNRFLELNLMLPSVVVVGVMVVYFEGSWFWVAMFLGLTNWMTLARVIRGMVLSLREKEFVESARALGGSNARIVFKHIVPNTSDVIIVNTTLTIAQAVLLEAALSFIGLGVQPPDTSLGLLINQTQGYLPTPQAILFWIPLLFIVLISLCVNFIGDGLRDALDPRQNRVRA, encoded by the coding sequence TTGACTGATCACGACGCACTCAAGACCGAAAAGGACAACAGCCGGTACCTCGAGGATGTTGACCTGACCGAAGACCAGGCCGTCGCTCCCCTCCCCCCGGAGGGTCCTGGTGATCGCGAGTTCACCGTCGAGGCCCGCAGCCGCGGCAAGATGGTGCTCCGGCGTTTTCTGCGCCACCGGCTGGCGATGACGGCGACCATCGTCTTCATCGCACTGGTGCTGTTCGCATTTGTCGGTCCTCTCATCTGGACGAAGGGCATCGGCCCCGACTACGGAAGCCTGCTGCCACCCTCGGCGGAGCACCCGTTTGGCACCGAGCGGCTTGGGCGCGACATGCTCGCGATGATCATGGCCGGTACGCAGTACTCGCTGTTCATCTCGATCGTGGTCGCGGTCGTCGCCACCGTGCTCGGTGTGACGCTCGGCGCGATCGCCGGCTTCTACGGCGGCTGGGTCGACTCGTTGGTCAACCGCTTCCTTGAGCTGAACCTGATGCTGCCGTCCGTGGTGGTCGTCGGAGTGATGGTTGTGTACTTCGAGGGCAGCTGGTTCTGGGTTGCGATGTTCCTGGGACTTACCAACTGGATGACTCTTGCTCGCGTGATCCGAGGCATGGTGCTCTCGCTTCGCGAGAAGGAGTTCGTGGAGTCAGCCCGTGCGCTCGGCGGCTCGAACGCGCGGATCGTCTTCAAGCACATCGTGCCCAACACGTCCGACGTCATCATCGTCAACACGACGCTGACGATCGCGCAGGCCGTGCTGCTGGAGGCAGCACTGTCGTTCATCGGGCTGGGCGTCCAGCCGCCGGACACCTCGTTGGGCCTGCTCATCAACCAGACGCAAGGCTATCTGCCGACCCCGCAGGCGATCCTGTTCTGGATCCCGCTGCTGTTCATCGTGCTAATCAGCTTGTGTGTCAACTTCATCGGTGACGGGCTGCGCGACGCGCTCGACCCGCGCCAGAACCGGGTGCGTGCATAA
- a CDS encoding ABC transporter ATP-binding protein encodes MARAKKAIATAATDLSAPHTADALLSVRDLNVSFPTDDGLVTAVRNVSFDLRAGEALGIVGESGSGKSVSAMALMGLLPSTTRIAGSVMFDGKELIGMPDEDQRKIRGNGIAMIFQDPMTSLNPVHTVGKQLAEAYVAHNDVSKDAAREKVIETLKAVGIPQPDRRARQYPHEFSGGMRQRAMIAMAVINEPRLIIADEPTTALDVTVQAQILETLQALQENTDAAIMFITHDLGVVAAVTDRAQVMYAGTIVETGPVHEVLRTPRMPYTAGLIGSIPKTAGIGTRLTPIPGAPPSLINIAPGCTFAPRCYMAREVCNEAEPPLVDVNGPIHKSRCLFWEEVTRVDAVAAEIEEEAAAVEAQEAAAERDAFAASNEEVR; translated from the coding sequence ATGGCTCGAGCTAAGAAAGCGATAGCGACCGCCGCAACTGATCTGAGCGCGCCGCATACCGCGGACGCTCTGCTGTCGGTCCGTGACCTCAACGTCAGCTTCCCGACCGACGACGGGCTCGTCACCGCCGTCCGTAACGTCTCGTTTGACCTGCGGGCAGGCGAGGCACTCGGCATCGTCGGTGAGTCCGGGTCGGGCAAGTCGGTATCGGCGATGGCACTTATGGGACTGTTGCCGAGTACGACGCGCATCGCCGGCTCGGTGATGTTCGACGGCAAAGAGCTCATCGGGATGCCCGACGAGGATCAGCGCAAGATCCGCGGCAACGGCATCGCGATGATCTTCCAGGATCCGATGACCTCGCTGAACCCGGTTCACACCGTGGGCAAGCAGCTCGCCGAGGCATACGTCGCTCACAACGACGTGAGCAAGGATGCCGCACGCGAGAAGGTCATCGAGACGCTGAAGGCAGTCGGTATCCCCCAGCCCGACCGCCGCGCGCGGCAGTATCCGCACGAGTTCTCCGGCGGTATGCGACAGCGCGCGATGATCGCGATGGCGGTGATCAACGAACCACGGCTGATCATCGCCGACGAGCCGACCACGGCTCTCGACGTCACCGTGCAGGCGCAGATCCTGGAAACATTGCAGGCACTGCAGGAAAACACGGACGCGGCGATCATGTTCATCACCCACGATCTCGGTGTGGTCGCCGCGGTGACTGACCGTGCCCAGGTGATGTACGCCGGCACCATCGTCGAGACCGGTCCCGTGCACGAGGTACTGCGCACGCCCCGGATGCCCTACACCGCAGGCCTTATCGGATCAATTCCGAAGACGGCCGGTATCGGGACGCGGCTGACCCCCATTCCCGGTGCTCCCCCGTCGTTGATCAACATCGCACCAGGTTGCACGTTCGCTCCCCGCTGCTACATGGCGCGCGAGGTCTGCAACGAGGCCGAACCGCCGCTGGTCGATGTCAACGGACCAATCCACAAGTCACGGTGCCTCTTCTGGGAAGAGGTCACCCGGGTCGACGCGGTCGCGGCCGAGATCGAAGAGGAAGCCGCCGCCGTCGAGGCCCAGGAGGCCGCTGCTGAGCGTGATGCGTTCGCGGCAAGCAATGAGGAGGTGCGATGA
- a CDS encoding ABC transporter ATP-binding protein, with translation MTESTSPKHDSPEQATLAESTGAPPKHAASGESLLQVEDLVMEFPVGKGGLFRRAQETVHAVAGVSFDIKAGETLGLVGESGCGKTTTGRAVLQLHRPTSGSVKFEGRELTGLSANEMRPIRRDMQIVFQDPYASLNPRWTINDILTEPFEIHGVKNIDTRKRVGELLELVGLKPEHRNRYGHEFSGGQRQRIGVARALALNPKLIVLDEPVSALDVSVQAGVVNLLEDLQEELGLAYCFIAHDLSVVRHISDRVAVMYLGKIVEIGPRDEVYNNPRHPYTMALLSAAPEADPNEDGMRERIILTGDVPSPINPPSGCRFRTRCWKAQEKCAVEEPPLVDMGGGRLAACHFPATDLATEAAAAHAHRDKVQPDLLATQLTS, from the coding sequence ATGACCGAGTCCACTTCACCCAAGCACGACTCACCGGAGCAGGCCACGTTGGCTGAATCCACTGGTGCGCCGCCAAAGCACGCAGCTTCTGGCGAATCGCTCCTGCAGGTCGAAGATCTCGTGATGGAGTTCCCGGTTGGCAAAGGCGGGCTCTTCCGCCGTGCGCAGGAGACGGTGCACGCGGTTGCCGGTGTCTCGTTTGACATCAAGGCCGGCGAAACGCTCGGCCTGGTAGGCGAATCCGGCTGCGGCAAGACAACGACGGGCCGCGCCGTACTGCAGCTGCATCGTCCGACCTCGGGCAGCGTGAAGTTCGAGGGCCGTGAGCTGACCGGGCTGTCGGCCAACGAGATGCGCCCGATCCGCCGCGATATGCAGATCGTGTTTCAGGATCCGTATGCCTCACTTAACCCGAGGTGGACGATCAACGACATCCTCACCGAGCCGTTCGAGATCCATGGTGTGAAGAACATCGATACCCGCAAGCGGGTCGGTGAGCTACTCGAGCTCGTGGGACTCAAGCCTGAGCACCGCAACCGCTACGGGCACGAGTTCTCTGGTGGTCAGCGGCAGCGCATCGGTGTCGCCCGCGCGCTCGCGCTGAACCCGAAGCTGATCGTTCTGGACGAGCCGGTGTCCGCCCTGGACGTGTCCGTGCAGGCCGGCGTGGTCAACCTGCTGGAGGATCTGCAGGAGGAGCTGGGGTTGGCGTACTGCTTCATCGCGCACGACCTGTCCGTCGTACGGCACATCTCTGATCGCGTCGCGGTGATGTACCTCGGCAAGATCGTGGAGATCGGACCACGCGATGAGGTCTACAACAACCCGCGCCATCCCTACACGATGGCGTTGCTGTCGGCAGCGCCAGAGGCCGATCCCAACGAAGACGGCATGCGCGAGCGGATCATCCTGACCGGTGATGTGCCCAGCCCGATCAACCCGCCGTCAGGATGTCGCTTCCGCACCCGTTGCTGGAAGGCGCAGGAGAAGTGCGCAGTCGAGGAGCCCCCGCTTGTCGACATGGGCGGCGGACGGTTGGCCGCCTGCCACTTCCCCGCCACCGACCTTGCCACCGAGGCTGCGGCAGCACACGCCCATCGCGACAAGGTCCAGCCAGACCTGCTGGCGACGCAGCTGACCTCCTGA
- a CDS encoding metallophosphoesterase yields the protein MRARLLPFILVLFAVSAILHGYVAYRLLIGLAGITPSVALSVALVLSLVHVGLLMLAHGRGFDIAAVMGDTWLGIIFQLFVWCLLTEPLRLVLALAGFEPGPRDVISGIVALALAAIALAWGAFRALGPVRPKYVEITLPRLPAALDGLRIVQIADTHCSPYLGPAWMRRVVRAVNAERPDIACHTGDLADGPTSRRTPAIRELSKVQAPQRFFITGNHEYFTDAEYWGRTMTELGWDFLHNRHVRFDRDGSTLVIAGIDDPTGAARGIAGHGPHLNAALEGVSGDECVLLLAHQPAQIADAVRHGGIDLQLSGHTHGGQMWPFHYLVRLDQKIVAGLAARGDTQIYVSRGVGFWGPPFRIGAPPELTVITLRSGTDPQSV from the coding sequence ATGCGTGCCCGTCTGCTTCCGTTTATTCTCGTCCTCTTTGCCGTCTCGGCGATCCTGCATGGCTACGTCGCCTACCGGCTGCTGATCGGCCTTGCCGGCATCACGCCCAGCGTCGCGCTGAGCGTGGCGCTCGTGCTCTCGTTGGTGCACGTCGGACTGCTCATGCTGGCGCATGGCCGCGGCTTCGATATCGCAGCCGTCATGGGCGACACCTGGCTGGGCATCATCTTCCAGCTGTTCGTCTGGTGCCTGCTGACCGAGCCACTGCGGCTCGTACTGGCGTTGGCAGGCTTCGAGCCGGGTCCTCGCGACGTGATCAGCGGGATCGTCGCCCTTGCCCTCGCAGCCATCGCGCTGGCCTGGGGTGCTTTCAGGGCACTGGGCCCGGTGCGACCGAAGTACGTCGAGATCACCCTGCCCCGGCTCCCGGCAGCGCTCGACGGTCTGCGCATCGTCCAGATCGCCGACACCCACTGCAGCCCCTACCTCGGGCCGGCCTGGATGCGTCGCGTCGTACGCGCCGTCAATGCAGAGCGTCCCGACATTGCCTGTCACACCGGCGATCTTGCCGACGGCCCGACGTCCCGGCGTACGCCGGCCATTCGTGAGTTGAGCAAAGTCCAGGCACCGCAGCGCTTCTTCATCACCGGAAACCACGAGTACTTCACTGATGCGGAGTACTGGGGTCGGACGATGACCGAACTCGGCTGGGACTTCTTGCATAATCGCCACGTGCGGTTCGATCGCGACGGCTCGACGCTCGTAATCGCCGGAATCGACGATCCGACCGGCGCGGCACGCGGGATCGCCGGCCATGGACCGCATCTGAACGCTGCGCTGGAGGGCGTATCCGGTGATGAGTGTGTGCTGCTGCTTGCGCATCAGCCGGCTCAGATCGCCGATGCCGTGCGGCACGGCGGGATCGACCTGCAGCTGTCCGGACACACGCACGGCGGGCAGATGTGGCCGTTCCACTACCTCGTGCGCCTCGACCAAAAGATCGTCGCGGGCCTTGCGGCTCGAGGCGACACGCAGATTTACGTCAGCCGCGGAGTCGGCTTCTGGGGTCCGCCGTTTCGCATCGGCGCACCGCCGGAGCTGACCGTGATCACGCTTCGCTCAGGGACTGACCCACAGTCGGTCTAG
- a CDS encoding glycerophosphodiester phosphodiesterase, with the protein MAKPYFGTTRPIAFAHRGGAFDGIENSMEAFERCVSMGYRFLETDVHLTKDGVVVAVHDPTLERTTDRAGKVRDLTWAEVSKAKIGGTATIPRLVDLLDAFPDVHLNIDAKVADVVTPLAHLLVGRGRADLERVCLASFSDARLRKLRTLTRGAAAYSMGPAEIGRLRVASYSRRARNYLPLPGDVAQVPVSVRGRRIVDARFVQTAHELGKQVHVWTIDDPDQMRSLLDLGVDAIMTDEPQVLKDVLIERGEWTGA; encoded by the coding sequence ATGGCCAAACCATACTTCGGCACGACGCGACCGATCGCGTTCGCCCACCGCGGTGGTGCGTTCGATGGCATCGAGAACTCGATGGAGGCCTTCGAGCGCTGCGTGTCGATGGGGTACCGCTTCCTGGAGACCGACGTACACCTCACGAAGGACGGCGTCGTCGTCGCCGTCCACGACCCCACGCTTGAGCGGACCACCGATCGCGCCGGGAAGGTTCGCGACCTCACGTGGGCTGAGGTCAGTAAGGCAAAGATCGGCGGTACCGCAACGATTCCGCGGCTGGTCGATCTGCTCGATGCCTTCCCCGACGTTCACCTCAACATTGACGCGAAGGTCGCCGACGTGGTCACGCCGCTCGCCCACCTACTCGTGGGTCGAGGCAGGGCGGATCTCGAGCGAGTGTGTCTCGCCTCGTTCTCCGATGCCCGGTTGCGCAAGCTGCGGACGCTGACCCGCGGAGCGGCGGCGTACTCGATGGGCCCGGCAGAGATCGGCCGGCTGCGAGTCGCCTCCTACAGCCGACGCGCCCGCAACTATCTTCCCCTGCCCGGCGACGTCGCCCAGGTCCCAGTTTCGGTGCGGGGCAGGCGAATCGTCGACGCGCGGTTTGTGCAGACGGCGCACGAGCTCGGCAAGCAGGTGCACGTGTGGACCATCGACGATCCCGACCAGATGCGGTCGCTGCTGGATCTCGGCGTCGACGCGATCATGACCGACGAGCCGCAAGTGCTCAAGGACGTGCTGATCGAGCGCGGCGAATGGACCGGCGCGTGA
- a CDS encoding lysophospholipid acyltransferase family protein: MSDWFERQQRSAAQEPWWFWRGALRYGWPLVSVFGSLRVTGGVSEQLRRGPLLIAPNHIGNFDTFVIAIAMARIGLRARFLITGGIMDAPVVGPLLDRSGNLRVNRGKVDAMRSMQLVDIALQHGAHLCIYQEGRVSLDPGLWPERGKTGLARIALDHDVPVIPVAQWGAHEVTKYEDLRAMLTSTATSPLRRPKLQVHFGEPVDLSGLQNGRPGDAIKARNRIAAAITRDLVPLRQDELERPRFRDETRPIADRPTAAFPGGVVPDVLP; encoded by the coding sequence GTGAGTGACTGGTTCGAGCGGCAGCAGCGAAGCGCCGCTCAGGAACCCTGGTGGTTCTGGCGAGGTGCGCTGCGCTACGGCTGGCCGCTGGTGTCGGTCTTCGGTTCGCTGCGAGTGACCGGAGGCGTCTCGGAGCAACTACGGCGCGGACCGCTGCTGATCGCGCCGAATCACATCGGCAACTTCGACACGTTCGTGATCGCCATCGCGATGGCCCGGATCGGACTGCGCGCCCGCTTCCTGATCACCGGCGGAATCATGGACGCCCCGGTGGTCGGTCCGCTGCTGGATCGCTCTGGCAACCTTCGGGTAAACCGCGGCAAGGTCGACGCGATGCGCTCGATGCAACTGGTCGACATCGCGCTCCAGCACGGGGCGCATCTGTGCATCTACCAAGAGGGCCGCGTCTCGCTCGACCCCGGCCTGTGGCCTGAGCGCGGCAAGACCGGCCTCGCGCGAATCGCCCTCGATCACGACGTACCGGTCATCCCGGTTGCGCAGTGGGGCGCACACGAGGTCACGAAGTATGAGGACCTTCGGGCAATGCTGACCTCGACAGCCACCTCGCCGCTTCGCCGGCCAAAGCTGCAGGTGCACTTCGGCGAGCCCGTTGACCTCAGCGGCCTGCAGAACGGTCGGCCAGGCGATGCGATCAAAGCGCGCAACCGAATCGCTGCGGCCATCACCCGCGACCTGGTGCCGCTGCGCCAAGACGAGCTGGAGCGGCCGAGGTTTCGTGACGAGACGCGGCCGATCGCCGACCGGCCGACGGCGGCGTTTCCCGGCGGCGTAGTGCCGGATGTGCTGCCGTAG
- a CDS encoding aspartate aminotransferase family protein, translating into MGEHSDLLARHKSVMPNWLSLYYDEPIELVHGEGRTLTDAEGNQYLDFFAGILTNMVGYQIPEISEAIKEQVESGVFHTSTLYLIRKQIELAEQIAELSKIPDAKVFFTNSGTEANEAALLLATQYRRSNQILALRNSYHGRSFGAMGITGNRGWSASSLSPVNTSYVHGGYRLRSPFKDLPDDEYVAACVADLRDVLATQTAGDVAAMIAEPIQGVGGFAMPPDGYFKAMKEVLDEHGILLISDEVQTGWGRTGEHFWGIEAHGIVPDAMTFAKGLGNGMAIGGVVARPELMDSLTAQSLSTFGGNPIATAAAKATLDYVLDHDLQAQAHKVGSMLRDGLTRIAEEIPAIIDVRGRGLMLAAELGDAQTLEPDTSIAAAVLEETKKRGLLVGKGGLFGNVIRMAPPLTLTEEEAQQGLEILAESFASATGTSVPQPHSGG; encoded by the coding sequence ATGGGTGAGCACAGCGATCTGCTGGCACGGCACAAGAGCGTGATGCCAAATTGGCTGAGCCTGTATTACGACGAGCCGATTGAGCTCGTGCACGGCGAAGGACGCACGCTGACCGACGCTGAGGGCAACCAGTACTTGGATTTCTTTGCCGGCATCCTGACCAACATGGTCGGCTACCAGATCCCCGAGATCAGCGAAGCGATCAAGGAGCAGGTTGAGTCCGGCGTCTTCCACACCTCGACGCTCTACCTGATCCGCAAGCAGATCGAGCTGGCCGAGCAGATCGCTGAGCTGTCGAAGATCCCTGATGCCAAGGTGTTCTTCACCAACTCCGGCACGGAGGCCAACGAGGCTGCGCTGCTGCTAGCGACGCAGTACCGTCGCAGCAACCAGATCCTCGCGCTGCGCAACTCCTACCACGGACGGTCCTTCGGCGCGATGGGCATCACCGGCAACCGCGGGTGGTCCGCGTCGTCGCTGAGCCCGGTCAACACCAGCTACGTCCACGGCGGCTACCGGCTGCGCAGCCCGTTCAAGGACCTACCCGACGACGAGTACGTCGCCGCCTGCGTCGCTGATCTTCGCGACGTACTCGCCACCCAGACCGCTGGCGATGTCGCGGCCATGATCGCCGAGCCGATCCAGGGCGTGGGCGGGTTCGCGATGCCGCCGGACGGTTACTTCAAAGCGATGAAAGAGGTGCTCGACGAGCACGGCATCCTGCTGATCTCCGACGAGGTGCAGACCGGGTGGGGCCGCACCGGGGAGCACTTCTGGGGCATCGAGGCACACGGCATCGTCCCGGACGCGATGACCTTCGCCAAGGGCCTCGGCAACGGCATGGCGATCGGCGGCGTCGTCGCGCGCCCCGAGCTCATGGACTCGCTGACCGCCCAGTCACTGTCAACCTTCGGCGGCAACCCGATCGCCACCGCAGCGGCCAAGGCGACTCTGGACTATGTGCTCGATCATGATCTGCAGGCGCAGGCCCATAAGGTCGGCTCGATGCTGCGCGACGGTCTCACTCGGATAGCCGAGGAGATCCCAGCGATTATTGACGTCCGGGGACGCGGACTGATGCTGGCGGCCGAGCTTGGCGACGCGCAGACTCTCGAGCCCGACACCTCGATCGCGGCCGCCGTACTCGAGGAGACCAAGAAGCGTGGCCTGCTCGTCGGCAAGGGCGGGCTCTTCGGAAACGTGATCCGGATGGCGCCGCCGCTCACCCTCACTGAGGAGGAAGCGCAGCAGGGCTTGGAGATCCTCGCCGAGTCGTTCGCGTCCGCCACCGGTACCTCGGTGCCCCAGCCCCATTCCGGTGGTTGA
- a CDS encoding MFS transporter has product MVDRADELTDSPDAPVPEPGKQLNRERRAWYFYDWATSVFSTTVITVFLSPYLTGIAESWAQANGQTCGGDNACFVYPLGITVNTGSIFAYTLSLATILQVVVLPVVGAIADASQQKRRMLAIFSTVGALCTASLFLVTGTNYLLGVGLFLIANIAYGSSIVVYYSWLPEIAGPDERDKVSSRGWAFGYLGGGLLLALNLVLFLNAEALGISDGDAVRICLASAGIWWLGFSIVTLTGLRQHRKPIRAVRTSGALVAGFRQLGHTLRDIRTFPKTLFFLIAYLMYNDGIQTVANVAGEYGREELGIEQSNLITAILMVQFIAFFGALGLGLLARKIGALKTVKLSLVLWIVVLAVAYFIPYGAVLQFFLVAGAIGFVLGGSQALSRSLFSQMIPPGKEAEYFSFYEISERGTSWLGPLLYGLIFQLSGSYRYSVIAMVIFFAIGLLLLSRFNARAAIREAGNTPPAVI; this is encoded by the coding sequence ATGGTTGATCGCGCCGACGAGCTCACCGACTCGCCCGACGCTCCCGTCCCAGAGCCCGGAAAGCAACTGAACCGCGAACGTCGCGCCTGGTATTTCTACGACTGGGCTACGTCGGTCTTCTCCACCACCGTCATCACGGTGTTCCTCTCGCCCTACCTCACCGGTATCGCCGAGAGCTGGGCGCAGGCCAACGGACAGACCTGCGGTGGTGACAACGCGTGCTTCGTCTACCCGCTGGGCATCACCGTCAACACCGGCTCGATCTTCGCCTACACGCTGTCGCTGGCCACGATCCTGCAAGTCGTCGTACTCCCAGTCGTCGGGGCGATCGCGGACGCGAGCCAGCAGAAGCGCCGCATGCTGGCGATCTTCTCGACCGTCGGTGCGCTGTGTACGGCGAGCCTCTTCCTCGTCACCGGCACCAACTATCTGCTCGGCGTCGGGCTCTTCCTGATCGCCAACATCGCCTACGGCTCGAGCATCGTCGTCTACTACTCCTGGCTTCCGGAGATCGCCGGCCCTGACGAACGCGACAAGGTCTCCAGCCGCGGCTGGGCGTTCGGCTACCTCGGCGGCGGCCTGCTGCTCGCGCTGAACCTCGTGCTGTTCCTCAACGCCGAAGCACTCGGCATCAGCGACGGCGACGCGGTGCGAATCTGTCTGGCATCGGCCGGCATCTGGTGGCTCGGCTTCTCCATCGTCACGCTCACCGGGCTGCGCCAGCACCGCAAGCCGATCCGCGCGGTCCGCACGTCCGGAGCGCTCGTCGCCGGCTTCCGCCAACTCGGGCACACGCTGCGCGACATCCGCACGTTCCCCAAGACGCTGTTCTTCCTGATCGCCTACCTGATGTACAACGACGGCATCCAGACCGTCGCTAACGTCGCCGGCGAGTACGGGCGCGAAGAGCTCGGCATCGAGCAGTCCAACCTGATCACCGCCATCTTGATGGTGCAGTTCATCGCGTTCTTCGGTGCGCTCGGGCTCGGGTTGCTCGCGCGCAAGATCGGTGCGCTCAAGACCGTGAAGCTGTCGCTCGTGCTGTGGATCGTCGTACTCGCGGTCGCCTACTTCATCCCCTACGGCGCCGTACTGCAGTTCTTCCTCGTTGCGGGGGCGATCGGCTTTGTGCTCGGCGGCAGCCAGGCGCTCTCGCGCTCGTTGTTCAGCCAGATGATCCCGCCGGGCAAGGAGGCGGAATACTTCTCCTTCTATGAGATCTCTGAACGCGGCACCTCCTGGCTCGGTCCCCTGCTCTACGGGCTCATCTTCCAGCTCTCCGGCTCCTACCGGTACTCGGTGATCGCGATGGTCATTTTCTTCGCGATCGGTCTGCTGCTGCTGTCGCGCTTCAATGCCCGCGCAGCGATCCGTGAGGCCGGCAACACTCCCCCCGCGGTGATCTGA
- a CDS encoding thymidine kinase, which produces MTEKPSTTPEPPSALSSIPAAGRRREVPMSAELRFFYGPMDCGKSTLALQINHNHASQGRRGLLLTQNDRSGTPVISSRMGVVDDALEVSEHSDLRLIVRDEWARGRRVDYLIVDEAQFLSEQQVEQLAELADDSDVDVYAFGLATDFRSRMFPGSRRLFELADSVTRLQVEVLCWCGRVGSFNGRVVDGVLVSEGAQVLVADVATAKPAHVRYQVLCRRHWRSGDLGPAAVTQDELPLG; this is translated from the coding sequence TTGACCGAGAAACCGAGCACCACCCCCGAACCGCCCTCTGCGCTCTCCTCGATCCCGGCCGCCGGCCGGCGCCGCGAGGTGCCGATGTCGGCCGAGCTGCGGTTCTTCTACGGACCGATGGACTGCGGCAAGTCCACCCTTGCGCTGCAGATCAACCACAACCACGCCAGCCAAGGCCGACGCGGACTGCTGCTGACCCAGAACGACCGGTCCGGTACGCCGGTCATCAGCAGCCGGATGGGTGTGGTCGACGACGCCCTGGAGGTCAGTGAGCACTCGGACCTGCGGCTGATCGTGCGCGATGAGTGGGCCCGCGGCCGCCGAGTCGACTACCTGATCGTCGACGAGGCGCAGTTCCTATCCGAGCAGCAGGTTGAGCAGCTCGCCGAGCTTGCCGATGACTCCGACGTCGACGTCTATGCGTTCGGGTTGGCCACCGACTTCCGCAGCCGGATGTTTCCCGGCTCGCGGCGCCTGTTTGAGCTCGCCGACTCCGTCACCCGGCTGCAGGTCGAGGTGCTGTGCTGGTGCGGGCGTGTGGGATCCTTCAACGGCCGGGTGGTGGACGGCGTACTCGTCTCCGAAGGCGCCCAGGTGCTGGTCGCCGATGTCGCTACGGCAAAGCCGGCTCATGTGCGTTATCAGGTGCTGTGCCGCAGACATTGGCGCTCGGGCGACCTCGGCCCGGCGGCCGTCACGCAGGACGAGCTGCCGCTGGGTTAG
- a CDS encoding RNA polymerase-binding protein RbpA yields MAERTLRGSRLGSISYETDRNFEPVARVMARYECPSGHVTSVPFADDAETPLVWECRYDGLEAKLIGGEEPEAKKVKPPRTHWDMLMERRTIADLEEVLKERLEVLSERRGRK; encoded by the coding sequence ATGGCAGAGCGCACTCTCCGCGGTAGTCGTCTCGGCAGCATCAGCTACGAGACGGACCGTAACTTCGAACCAGTCGCTCGGGTCATGGCCCGCTACGAGTGTCCTAGCGGACACGTGACGTCCGTGCCGTTCGCCGACGATGCCGAAACTCCGCTGGTATGGGAATGCCGATACGACGGTCTTGAGGCAAAGCTGATCGGCGGCGAGGAGCCGGAGGCTAAGAAGGTCAAGCCGCCGCGTACCCACTGGGACATGCTCATGGAGCGGCGGACGATCGCCGACCTCGAAGAGGTGCTCAAGGAGCGTCTTGAGGTGCTCAGCGAGCGTCGCGGTCGCAAGTAG